In the Sarcophilus harrisii chromosome 1, mSarHar1.11, whole genome shotgun sequence genome, one interval contains:
- the C1H19orf53 gene encoding leydig cell tumor 10 kDa protein homolog: MVQGKQKFQARRPAKKRSAATAPSTCRGLRKGERVIAPKKARAVQQRKLKKDLEGGIRKKIEHDAVMKANNSLPKKLALLKSPEKGTKKKEGGGKH; the protein is encoded by the exons ATGGTTCAAGGGAAGCAGAAGTTTCAGGCCCGGAGGCCGGCCAAGAAGCGATCGGCGGCGACCGCTCCTTCGACGTGCCGGGGTCTGAGGAAAGGCG agcGAGTCATAGCCCCCAAAAAGGCCCGAGCCGTCCAGCAGCGGAAACTAAAAAAG GACCTGGAGGGTGGTATCCGAAAGAAAATCGAACACGATGCTGTGATGAAAGCCAACAACAGCTTGCCCAAGAAACTGGCCCTTCTCAAGTCCCCAGAGAAGGGGACCAAGAAAAAGGAAGGTGGTGGCAAGCATTAA